From Butyricimonas paravirosa, one genomic window encodes:
- the dut gene encoding dUTP diphosphatase: MKIKIVNKSKHPLPEYKTKSSAGLDIRANIDEPIMLKSLERKLVPTGLFIELPDGYEAQMRPRSGLALNEGITLLNTPGTIDADYRGEIGVILVNLSHEVTQINDGDRICQMVINKVEQAELIEVEELGETERGRGGFGHTGKQ; this comes from the coding sequence ATGAAAATTAAAATAGTGAATAAATCGAAGCATCCGCTTCCGGAATACAAGACAAAATCATCTGCCGGTTTAGATATACGGGCTAATATTGATGAACCTATCATGTTGAAATCGTTGGAAAGGAAACTTGTTCCGACGGGTTTGTTTATCGAATTACCTGATGGCTACGAGGCTCAGATGCGTCCAAGGAGTGGATTGGCTTTAAACGAAGGAATCACTTTATTGAATACGCCGGGAACGATTGACGCTGATTATAGAGGAGAAATCGGAGTTATTTTAGTGAATTTGTCTCATGAAGTAACACAGATTAATGACGGGGACAGAATTTGCCAGATGGTGATTAATAAGGTTGAACAGGCTGAATTAATTGAAGTGGAGGAATTGGGCGAGACGGAGAGAGGGAGAGGAGGTTTCGGTCACACGGGTAAACAATAA